A window of Mucilaginibacter paludis DSM 18603 contains these coding sequences:
- a CDS encoding Fpg/Nei family DNA glycosylase translates to MPELPDLQVFSRNLTKALKGKTLAKVHVLNHKKLNVPVKELQEAIEGQILTEVKRVGKELHLEFKNGHVLGLHLMLHGQLSLFNKHSEQKYTIIELLFDDDTGLTLSDFQAAATPTLDPQDPGVPDALDFDLDYLKEKLAATRTAIKTVLLDQHVLRGIGNAYADEILWDAKLSPFSASNKIPDAQIKVLAKSIKHVLEDAEKQIIKTHPDIISGEVRDFMQVHSSKKKQTSTGETIHQKPVGSRKTYYTDEQQLFS, encoded by the coding sequence ATGCCCGAATTACCCGACCTGCAAGTATTTAGCCGCAATTTAACCAAAGCACTCAAAGGAAAGACCCTGGCTAAAGTACATGTGCTTAATCATAAAAAATTGAATGTTCCGGTTAAAGAACTTCAGGAAGCCATTGAAGGGCAAATACTAACCGAGGTTAAACGGGTTGGCAAGGAGCTGCACCTGGAGTTTAAAAACGGACATGTGTTAGGGCTGCATTTGATGCTGCACGGGCAATTATCACTTTTTAATAAGCATAGCGAGCAGAAATACACAATTATTGAATTGCTTTTTGACGATGATACCGGCCTCACGCTGAGTGATTTTCAGGCGGCGGCCACGCCTACGCTTGATCCCCAGGATCCGGGAGTGCCCGATGCGCTGGATTTTGATCTGGATTATTTAAAAGAGAAACTGGCAGCAACCCGTACCGCTATCAAAACAGTATTGCTCGATCAGCATGTGCTGCGCGGTATTGGCAATGCTTATGCCGACGAAATTTTATGGGATGCCAAATTGTCGCCATTCTCGGCTTCAAACAAAATACCGGATGCTCAAATTAAGGTGCTGGCCAAATCCATTAAGCATGTATTGGAAGATGCCGAAAAGCAAATTATAAAAACCCACCCCGACATTATCAGTGGCGAGGTGAGGGATTTTATGCAAGTGCACAGTTCAAAAAAGAAGCAAACCTCGACCGGCGAAACTATTCATCAAAAGCCGGTTGGGTCGCGTAAAACTTATTATACAGACGAGCAACAGTTATTCAGCTAA
- a CDS encoding DUF4249 family protein, with protein MEITIKKISFLLFIVAACVISSCKKESTGTAIEDQPVVVGYLIPGQPISVKIYQQKGLADTANYGSPITGLKLNISDGSKTIQLTETATGTYTYSDLSFLTTGKTYTLQFNYQNTSVTAQTLMPAKPENYTASTTLINLPLATNITPGVSSGVALTLKWSNPDSLYHVLVFKNDDASPFNIHPNRNSQVNFTFNAKQAAYYDVHFDSFNYLGIYRIILYSVNKEYIDILTSNANSSSQKLTNPPTNVTNGFGIFTAMQADTITLTLTQY; from the coding sequence ATGGAAATAACAATCAAAAAAATATCTTTCTTACTTTTCATCGTCGCGGCCTGTGTTATTTCATCTTGCAAAAAGGAGTCGACCGGCACTGCGATTGAAGATCAGCCTGTTGTTGTGGGTTACCTTATTCCTGGTCAGCCCATCAGTGTTAAGATATATCAGCAAAAAGGCTTAGCCGATACCGCCAACTATGGCAGCCCGATTACCGGCTTAAAGTTAAACATATCCGATGGCAGCAAGACTATCCAGCTAACCGAAACAGCTACGGGCACTTATACCTATAGCGACCTTAGCTTTTTAACAACCGGAAAAACATACACCTTGCAGTTTAACTACCAAAACACATCGGTAACTGCCCAGACACTCATGCCTGCCAAACCGGAAAACTACACCGCGTCAACAACATTGATTAACTTACCCCTCGCTACAAACATCACCCCGGGAGTAAGCAGCGGCGTGGCTCTTACTTTAAAATGGAGCAATCCCGATTCATTGTATCATGTACTGGTATTTAAAAACGATGATGCCAGCCCGTTTAATATCCACCCCAACCGAAACAGCCAGGTAAACTTTACATTTAACGCTAAACAGGCTGCCTACTATGATGTACATTTTGATTCTTTTAATTACCTCGGCATTTACCGGATAATACTTTACAGTGTAAATAAGGAGTATATCGACATTTTAACCAGCAATGCCAATTCATCATCGCAAAAACTCACTAACCCGCCAACCAATGTTACCAATGGGTTTGGCATTTTTACCGCCATGCAGGCCGATACCATTACGCTTACTTTAACACAATACTGA
- a CDS encoding TonB-dependent receptor, whose amino-acid sequence MKKNIRFLLLFVFVSCSSAYAQRSKQILKKTVIDHFFTCPLDEMFDTLAVKYKLPIYFEREPLHKMDVANHFFNETLQEVLEYVCRANNLQYWMEKDGTIYILQQPDDLPHLRQLNKMRKDLSLFKPVPLEEPKAPPQHFKFSVTGRITDHNTGESLPGASVKIRHTSISTLTNINGNFTLLNVPSDTVAIDVSFVGYQTDSFRLTSKMVDSTLSLSLFPTMNALNEVDIEGKKMGVLNTDSKKVSVLQLTPAALDKLPNIGERDVMRAFQLMPGVAATNESSSGAYVRGGTPDQNLVTFDGFTVYQVDHLYGFFSAFNSNAVRDVQLYKGGFSSKYGGRLSSVTEIQGKDGNRNESNIGGDLSLLSTNIYAETPVGDKSSALVAFRRSYQGPLYNKIFGQFNTATANTGGGAPGGGRGFGGGGGPGGNRLQITPSSYFYDFDFKYVYAPSKSNTFSLSFYNGTDHTDNSRQMNLPSFTSTSSSTDITINDNSQSGNTGASLKWTSTVGKKLFANTVLSYSGFFSDRNRGTTGSVVDSGITKSINNGMVEHNQLRDFSFKTDWEMQATSKVKLLYGAYGSSLHIQYQYTQNDTSRLINQDSRGQIGGAYTELEIDPSSRLHLQPGVRATYFSPTGKVYTEPRFNITYHLTDRFNLKAATGRFYQFTNQVTREDIVGGDRNFWVLSNNSNIPVSSAEHYIAGFNYETDELLFDVEGYYKSLHNLTEYSIRQDNSGGGGGLFSSGSTSTLTQDFYTGSGYAKGIEFLVQKKAGSYTGWISYTLAQAKSKFPAYGEGYFSSNQDITHEFKSINMYHLQRWSFSAVFIFSTGHPFTAPLGSYTVNTLDGNKTTYLTISQKNGERLPDYHRLDMSATYDFLRIDGKKVGSIGFSFFNVYNHVNTWYNEYYIQNNQVITTTVKYLGFTPNITLSLKWK is encoded by the coding sequence ATGAAAAAAAATATACGTTTCCTGCTGTTATTCGTTTTTGTTTCGTGCTCGTCCGCTTATGCGCAACGCTCTAAACAGATTTTAAAAAAAACCGTTATCGATCATTTTTTCACGTGCCCGCTTGATGAGATGTTTGATACGCTTGCGGTTAAATACAAACTGCCCATTTATTTTGAAAGAGAACCTTTACACAAAATGGACGTGGCCAATCATTTTTTTAACGAAACGTTACAAGAAGTGCTCGAATACGTGTGCAGGGCTAACAACCTGCAATACTGGATGGAAAAAGACGGCACCATTTACATTTTGCAACAACCCGATGACTTGCCCCACCTGCGCCAGCTAAACAAGATGAGGAAGGATCTTTCTTTATTTAAGCCCGTGCCATTGGAAGAGCCGAAGGCACCGCCTCAACACTTTAAATTTTCTGTCACCGGCAGAATTACAGACCATAATACCGGCGAATCCCTGCCCGGCGCCAGTGTAAAAATCAGGCATACATCAATAAGCACCCTAACCAACATCAATGGTAACTTCACACTGCTGAATGTGCCGTCAGACACGGTAGCTATCGATGTATCTTTTGTTGGCTACCAAACAGACAGTTTCCGGTTAACCAGCAAAATGGTTGACAGCACCTTATCGCTATCCCTTTTCCCTACCATGAATGCACTTAACGAAGTGGATATTGAAGGTAAAAAGATGGGGGTACTCAATACCGACAGCAAAAAGGTGAGTGTTTTGCAACTCACGCCGGCGGCTCTGGACAAATTGCCCAATATTGGCGAGCGCGATGTAATGCGTGCTTTCCAACTGATGCCTGGTGTGGCAGCTACCAACGAATCATCGTCGGGCGCTTATGTAAGAGGCGGCACGCCTGACCAAAACCTGGTTACCTTTGACGGATTCACGGTTTACCAGGTAGATCACTTGTACGGTTTCTTTAGTGCCTTTAACAGCAACGCCGTGCGGGATGTGCAGTTGTACAAGGGCGGCTTTTCTTCTAAATATGGCGGCCGGCTTTCGAGCGTAACCGAAATACAGGGTAAGGATGGTAACCGCAATGAAAGCAATATCGGTGGCGATCTGAGTTTATTGAGTACCAATATTTATGCTGAAACACCCGTGGGCGATAAATCATCCGCATTAGTTGCATTCCGCAGATCGTACCAGGGCCCTTTATATAATAAAATTTTTGGTCAATTTAACACGGCTACCGCCAATACCGGCGGGGGGGCTCCTGGCGGCGGACGGGGCTTTGGTGGTGGCGGCGGTCCGGGTGGAAACAGACTGCAAATCACTCCTTCATCTTATTTTTACGATTTTGATTTCAAATATGTTTACGCCCCTTCTAAATCCAATACCTTCTCGCTGAGCTTTTATAATGGTACCGACCATACAGATAATAGCCGCCAAATGAATTTGCCCTCGTTTACCAGCACCAGCAGCAGTACCGATATAACTATCAATGATAACTCGCAGTCGGGCAATACCGGTGCCAGCTTAAAATGGACAAGCACGGTTGGAAAAAAACTTTTTGCCAATACGGTTTTGAGTTACTCGGGCTTTTTTAGCGACCGTAACCGGGGCACCACCGGCAGCGTTGTAGACAGCGGCATCACCAAATCAATCAACAATGGCATGGTTGAGCATAACCAACTCCGTGATTTTAGCTTCAAAACCGACTGGGAGATGCAGGCTACATCAAAAGTTAAATTGCTTTATGGCGCTTATGGTTCATCATTGCATATCCAGTATCAATACACACAAAACGACACCAGCCGACTGATTAATCAGGATAGCCGCGGCCAAATTGGAGGTGCTTATACCGAACTGGAGATTGACCCAAGCAGCAGGCTTCATTTGCAACCAGGCGTACGCGCCACCTACTTTAGTCCCACTGGCAAGGTATATACAGAGCCAAGGTTTAATATAACTTACCACTTAACCGACAGATTTAATTTAAAGGCTGCCACAGGCCGTTTCTATCAATTTACCAACCAGGTAACCAGGGAAGATATTGTTGGTGGCGACCGTAACTTTTGGGTTTTATCCAATAATTCCAACATTCCGGTTAGCTCGGCAGAACACTATATCGCCGGTTTTAATTACGAAACCGATGAGTTGCTCTTTGACGTAGAGGGCTATTATAAAAGTCTGCATAACCTGACTGAGTACTCCATCAGGCAGGATAACAGCGGCGGCGGTGGCGGCTTGTTTAGCTCGGGCTCCACCTCAACCTTAACCCAGGATTTTTATACTGGATCTGGATATGCAAAGGGTATTGAATTTTTAGTACAGAAAAAGGCAGGCTCATATACCGGTTGGATAAGTTATACCCTGGCACAGGCCAAGAGCAAATTTCCGGCTTATGGAGAGGGCTATTTCTCATCAAACCAGGATATTACGCACGAATTTAAATCCATCAATATGTACCACCTACAGCGCTGGAGCTTTTCGGCTGTATTTATTTTCAGCACCGGGCACCCTTTTACCGCCCCCCTGGGCAGTTACACGGTTAACACGCTGGATGGAAACAAAACCACCTACCTAACTATTAGTCAGAAAAATGGAGAGCGCCTGCCAGACTATCACCGTCTGGATATGTCGGCCACTTACGATTTTTTAAGGATCGACGGTAAAAAGGTTGGCAGCATCGGCTTTTCGTTCTTCAACGTATACAATCACGTAAATACCTGGTATAATGAATATTACATCCAAAACAACCAGGTGATAACTACCACCGTTAAATACTTAGGTTTTACACCCAACATCACATTAAGTTTAAAATGGAAATAA
- a CDS encoding LytR/AlgR family response regulator transcription factor, translating into MMRCLIIDDEPLALELLEDNINKVGNMRLVGRCRTVTQAMQVLHDQTVDLIFCDIQMPGINGLQFVRSLTKKPLIIFVTAYQEFAVDGFDLDVVDYLLKPVAFDRFLKACNKASGLFELLKMRTETAPERSKKYLFLHSDYNLIKISNQEITYIEGLKDYVKVHLAGSAKPVISRITIKALEEQLPVNDFFRIHKSYMVNLEHVHSIRKGRIKVADSEIPFSDNFKDVITLMTGKLH; encoded by the coding sequence ATGATGCGCTGCCTGATTATTGACGACGAGCCTTTAGCGCTCGAATTACTGGAAGATAACATCAATAAAGTTGGTAATATGCGGCTGGTTGGCCGCTGCCGCACCGTTACGCAAGCCATGCAGGTTTTGCACGATCAAACGGTCGACTTGATATTTTGTGATATCCAGATGCCAGGTATCAATGGATTGCAATTTGTAAGGAGCCTTACAAAAAAACCGTTGATCATATTTGTTACGGCATACCAGGAATTTGCAGTTGACGGATTTGACCTGGATGTTGTTGACTACCTGCTTAAACCGGTAGCATTCGATCGTTTTTTAAAAGCCTGCAACAAAGCCTCGGGTTTATTTGAGTTACTTAAAATGCGAACAGAAACCGCACCCGAACGGTCAAAAAAATATCTCTTCCTTCATTCCGATTATAACCTGATTAAGATCAGTAATCAGGAAATAACTTATATAGAAGGATTGAAAGATTACGTTAAGGTCCATTTGGCAGGGTCGGCCAAGCCCGTTATTTCGCGCATCACCATCAAGGCGCTCGAGGAACAATTGCCCGTTAATGACTTTTTCAGGATACATAAATCATACATGGTTAACCTGGAGCATGTACATTCCATCCGTAAGGGACGGATTAAGGTTGCGGATTCTGAAATCCCGTTCAGCGATAATTTTAAAGATGTAATTACCCTGATGACTGGAAAGCTGCATTGA
- a CDS encoding sensor histidine kinase, giving the protein MIIKPWLYKTIPAIIWLLLLVLPFLSSPSNIPHDVHQIFLINIFISNILLLCIFYIHTYWAYPLFKNKGLVRYFLVLVALLAVYWLYWAFFSPAPPPHEAFRGHHFDKGGNRGPGGGPHSFMAVLSPLIAILCSFCYRVIIDNASREEMIRERETIHLRTELNFLRSQISPHFMFNVLNNLVALARKKSDALEPAIMNLSQLMRYMLYESDDNLVPLTREIEYLKNYIELQRLRFSDSVKVTMNINGDPGLITIEPMLLIPFVENAFKHGTGLLEEPVILISLDISDTAIQFRALNSVNLLDGSKDKGSGIGLANVQRRLAILYPEKHELRIFKRDSSFIIELTIQLS; this is encoded by the coding sequence ATGATTATAAAGCCCTGGTTATATAAAACTATTCCTGCTATAATATGGCTGCTGCTTTTGGTATTGCCTTTTTTATCCAGTCCTTCCAATATCCCTCATGATGTGCACCAGATTTTTCTGATCAACATTTTTATCTCAAATATCTTATTGCTGTGTATCTTTTATATACACACCTATTGGGCGTATCCGCTATTCAAAAACAAGGGATTGGTTCGGTACTTTCTGGTATTGGTTGCGCTGTTGGCTGTTTACTGGCTGTACTGGGCATTTTTTTCACCCGCTCCGCCGCCTCACGAGGCCTTCCGCGGCCATCATTTTGATAAAGGCGGTAACAGAGGCCCAGGTGGCGGGCCGCATAGCTTTATGGCCGTGCTGTCTCCGCTCATCGCTATACTTTGCAGTTTTTGTTATAGGGTAATTATCGACAACGCATCGCGCGAGGAAATGATCAGGGAACGCGAAACCATCCATCTACGTACGGAGCTTAATTTTTTGAGATCGCAGATCAGCCCACATTTTATGTTCAATGTGTTGAATAACCTGGTAGCGCTGGCCCGTAAAAAATCCGATGCCCTGGAACCTGCCATTATGAACCTCTCGCAGTTAATGCGCTATATGTTATACGAAAGTGATGATAACCTGGTGCCACTTACCCGCGAGATTGAATACCTTAAAAACTATATCGAATTACAGCGGCTCCGCTTTAGCGATTCGGTTAAGGTGACCATGAATATTAATGGTGATCCGGGTTTAATCACTATTGAGCCGATGCTGCTGATCCCCTTTGTAGAAAACGCGTTTAAGCATGGTACCGGGCTCCTGGAAGAACCCGTTATTTTGATTTCTTTAGACATAAGCGATACTGCGATACAATTTAGGGCCCTTAATTCGGTAAACCTATTGGATGGATCGAAAGATAAAGGATCGGGCATTGGCCTGGCTAACGTTCAACGCAGGTTAGCTATTTTATATCCTGAAAAACACGAGTTGAGGATATTTAAAAGAGATAGTTCTTTTATTATCGAATTGACGATACAGCTATCCTGA
- a CDS encoding basic secretory protein-like protein — MKKIILLLLLLSPALKSLAQANHTSPMVPEETRKNEDGLSLIFFSNDTDFSPLIKKKLQDAFFEVYPREMKRFNVSAPMKVVFQIDTAYKGVAETSNATVRFNPAWFRQHPEDIDVVTHEVMHIVQNYGDNKVPGWLTEGIADYGRYKFGVNNKRSGWKLPDYQQGQKYTDAYQITARFLVWLEKNKRPTIVNELNEAMRSGTYTPALWQKLTGKNVDELWKEYDDKMGA; from the coding sequence ATGAAAAAAATAATACTGCTGTTGTTATTGTTATCACCAGCCTTAAAAAGCCTGGCTCAGGCCAATCATACTTCCCCGATGGTGCCCGAGGAGACGAGGAAAAATGAAGACGGTTTGAGTCTCATTTTTTTCAGCAACGATACGGATTTTAGTCCGTTGATCAAGAAAAAACTACAGGACGCCTTTTTTGAGGTTTACCCGCGCGAAATGAAGCGCTTTAATGTTAGTGCGCCCATGAAGGTTGTATTCCAAATTGATACAGCTTACAAAGGCGTAGCGGAAACATCAAATGCTACGGTACGGTTTAATCCTGCCTGGTTTCGCCAGCACCCCGAAGATATTGACGTTGTTACACACGAGGTAATGCACATTGTACAAAATTATGGCGATAATAAGGTGCCGGGTTGGCTAACAGAAGGCATTGCCGACTATGGCCGTTATAAATTTGGCGTTAACAATAAAAGATCGGGTTGGAAATTACCCGATTATCAGCAGGGGCAAAAATATACAGATGCCTACCAAATAACGGCCCGCTTTTTAGTTTGGCTCGAGAAAAATAAAAGACCAACCATCGTAAATGAGTTGAATGAAGCGATGCGGTCAGGTACGTATACTCCGGCCCTATGGCAAAAACTTACCGGAAAAAATGTAGATGAGCTTTGGAAAGAGTATGATGATAAGATGGGGGCGTGA
- a CDS encoding nucleotidyltransferase family protein, whose product MHTTVQNKQGLIRLLQENSQKIKNYGVAKLSLFGSFSTGNFRPDSDVDLLIEFEAGKKTYDNFMELSFFLEELFGRRVELVTPQSLNRYIGPHILNQAEHVTI is encoded by the coding sequence ATGCATACTACAGTTCAAAATAAACAAGGTTTAATCAGGTTGCTTCAGGAGAATAGCCAGAAGATAAAGAATTATGGAGTAGCAAAATTAAGCCTTTTTGGATCTTTTTCAACTGGTAATTTTAGACCTGACAGCGATGTGGATTTGCTGATAGAATTTGAGGCAGGAAAGAAGACCTACGATAATTTTATGGAATTGTCTTTTTTTTTGGAGGAATTATTTGGCAGAAGGGTAGAATTGGTAACCCCTCAATCCTTAAATAGATATATCGGTCCGCATATTTTAAATCAGGCAGAGCATGTTACCATCTAA
- a CDS encoding HepT-like ribonuclease domain-containing protein, which produces MTTGKEQNEIVTDPILSRAVIRSLEIIGEASSKLNPEFKAMYPHVEWRKITNTRHRLIHDYFGVDYDIVWNIITDKLPILKVYIDGIISEHS; this is translated from the coding sequence GTGACAACCGGAAAAGAACAGAATGAAATCGTAACTGATCCTATATTATCCAGAGCCGTTATCAGAAGTTTGGAAATCATTGGGGAAGCCAGTAGTAAATTGAACCCTGAATTTAAAGCCATGTATCCTCACGTGGAATGGCGCAAAATTACCAATACCCGCCACCGGCTAATTCATGATTATTTTGGTGTTGATTATGATATCGTATGGAATATCATCACTGATAAATTGCCAATTCTGAAAGTCTATATAGATGGAATAATTTCTGAGCATAGCTAA
- the rlmF gene encoding 23S rRNA (adenine(1618)-N(6))-methyltransferase RlmF, producing MPDQYKARPDEKSGLHPRNKHRFRYDFEQLIQSCVGLARYVSPNQYQDLSIDFSDPDAVKMLNRALLTHYYHIVNWDIPAGYLCPPIPGRADYIHYLADLLASCNNNVIPIGNKIKALDIGVGANCVYPLIGHREYGWSFVGADVDPVAIRSAKKILTANAHLAEKIELRLQTNAADIYTGIIKPGEIFDVTICNPPFHTSLQEAAQGTRRKLNNLGKPASQKPVLNFGGQNAELWYPGGEEAFVRRMVEQSAQMPRQCLWYTTLISKKDNLPAIYRVLKRVGAFDVRTINMAQGQKVSRIVSWTFFNEQQQHDWALKRWKLS from the coding sequence TTGCCTGATCAATACAAAGCCCGGCCCGACGAAAAAAGTGGCTTACATCCTCGCAACAAACACCGGTTCCGTTATGATTTTGAACAACTGATTCAAAGTTGCGTTGGCCTGGCGCGTTACGTTTCGCCCAACCAATATCAGGATCTATCCATTGATTTTAGTGATCCGGATGCTGTTAAAATGCTCAACAGGGCTCTGCTTACTCATTACTATCATATTGTTAACTGGGATATTCCTGCAGGTTACCTTTGCCCGCCCATACCCGGCCGGGCAGATTACATCCATTACCTGGCCGACTTATTGGCATCATGCAACAATAATGTTATTCCTATAGGTAATAAAATTAAAGCGCTTGATATCGGTGTTGGCGCCAATTGTGTATATCCGCTTATCGGCCATCGCGAGTATGGTTGGAGCTTTGTTGGCGCCGATGTTGATCCGGTAGCTATCCGCTCGGCGAAAAAAATATTAACAGCCAATGCCCACCTGGCCGAAAAGATTGAACTCAGGCTACAAACAAACGCCGCCGATATATACACCGGCATCATTAAACCCGGCGAAATTTTTGACGTTACCATTTGTAATCCTCCGTTCCATACCTCGTTGCAGGAAGCGGCGCAGGGTACCCGGCGCAAATTAAATAACCTGGGCAAGCCTGCATCTCAAAAACCGGTACTCAATTTTGGAGGCCAGAATGCCGAGTTGTGGTATCCGGGTGGCGAGGAGGCTTTTGTTAGGCGGATGGTTGAACAAAGCGCTCAAATGCCGCGGCAATGCTTGTGGTATACCACGTTAATTTCAAAAAAAGATAATTTGCCGGCTATATACCGGGTATTAAAAAGAGTTGGAGCATTTGATGTGCGCACCATCAATATGGCCCAGGGGCAAAAGGTAAGCCGCATTGTAAGCTGGACTTTTTTTAACGAACAGCAACAGCACGACTGGGCATTAAAACGTTGGAAGTTATCCTAA
- a CDS encoding response regulator transcription factor yields the protein MAVLLVEDEPNIVSVIKRGLADFGFEISVATDGLTALQMTIDHQFDLVILDVMLPSMDGIQLCKHIRERDENIPILMLTALDSTENIVTGLNSGADDYMVKPFKMIELATRLKTLLRRAGGNSIQQPKNIYRIADLELDADAKIASVKQVPLNLTATEYRLLEHFIKNQRKVLSRIQLLESVWDIDFNLGTNVVDVYINYLRKKLDSKNPAKYIQTVFGMGYMMKESD from the coding sequence ATGGCTGTACTATTAGTTGAAGATGAACCCAATATTGTATCTGTTATAAAACGGGGCCTTGCCGATTTTGGTTTTGAGATAAGCGTTGCCACCGATGGGTTAACGGCTTTGCAGATGACTATAGACCATCAGTTTGACCTGGTGATACTGGACGTGATGTTGCCATCGATGGATGGTATACAGCTATGTAAACACATCCGCGAACGCGACGAAAATATACCCATACTGATGCTTACCGCGCTCGACTCGACCGAGAATATTGTGACGGGCTTAAACAGCGGGGCCGATGATTATATGGTTAAACCCTTTAAAATGATTGAATTAGCCACGCGCTTAAAAACGCTGCTGAGGCGGGCCGGCGGGAATAGCATACAACAGCCGAAAAATATTTACCGTATAGCCGACCTTGAATTAGATGCCGATGCCAAAATTGCCTCGGTGAAGCAAGTACCCTTAAACCTTACTGCTACTGAGTACCGTTTGCTGGAACATTTTATAAAAAACCAGCGCAAAGTTTTATCGCGGATACAATTATTGGAGAGTGTTTGGGATATCGATTTTAATTTGGGTACCAACGTGGTTGATGTATATATTAACTATCTGCGTAAAAAACTGGATAGTAAAAATCCGGCCAAGTATATTCAAACCGTTTTTGGGATGGGCTATATGATGAAAGAGAGCGATTAA
- a CDS encoding HAMP domain-containing sensor histidine kinase encodes MKIQTKITLLFLAFSVAILLLLNAFILYFEYQFNYKDFYKRLEARVNLTAQIRLLDSEKSKTYQEIRNKYLEKLDAEKEQILKADTSGKFVNAGLPADFFDNLIAVGSDIYKDDNQFFAGRVFTRGAEKYMVVVSASNPYGLQEIQELKRILLIGFFGSLIVIFFAGKLFSYYTFIPVRQLNDKMQSITSNNLHLRLEPAGTDELAELANTFNDMLNRLETAFETQNNFVSNASHELRTPLTIINSELEIALRRGDNSPSQLALLNTIHAESDKLTQILNSLLLLAQSGYDGKKQSWQKIRIDELIWQAVESVKKIHPESNIQVDFSALPDNEEALNTLGNGNLLNLAITNIINNSCKYSQNKLVVIKLSVQSKKIIIAVTDKGIGIPATELQHIFEPFFRASNTHDYNGHGVGLPLALNIIRLHKGSIGIRSEVNVGTEIQLFLPSMV; translated from the coding sequence ATGAAGATACAAACTAAAATAACCCTGCTTTTTTTAGCCTTTTCGGTAGCGATATTGTTATTGCTTAACGCATTTATTTTGTATTTTGAATACCAGTTTAATTATAAAGACTTTTATAAGCGCTTAGAAGCCCGTGTTAACCTAACGGCCCAAATCCGGTTGCTTGACAGCGAAAAGAGCAAAACCTACCAGGAAATACGTAATAAATATCTTGAAAAGCTGGATGCCGAAAAGGAGCAGATATTAAAGGCAGATACATCGGGCAAATTTGTGAACGCCGGCTTGCCTGCTGATTTTTTTGACAACCTGATAGCTGTTGGCAGCGATATCTATAAAGATGACAATCAGTTTTTTGCCGGAAGGGTTTTTACGCGGGGAGCCGAGAAGTACATGGTTGTGGTTTCGGCTTCAAACCCATACGGTTTGCAGGAGATACAGGAGCTGAAGAGGATATTGCTGATTGGTTTTTTTGGCTCGCTTATCGTTATTTTTTTTGCAGGGAAGCTGTTCTCGTATTATACCTTTATCCCGGTGCGCCAGCTGAACGATAAAATGCAAAGCATTACATCAAACAACCTGCACTTGCGTTTGGAGCCGGCGGGCACGGATGAACTCGCCGAATTGGCCAATACATTTAATGATATGCTTAACCGGCTGGAAACCGCTTTTGAAACGCAGAATAATTTTGTGAGCAATGCATCGCACGAATTGCGTACCCCGCTAACCATTATCAACAGCGAGCTTGAAATTGCCTTAAGGCGTGGCGATAACAGCCCAAGCCAGCTCGCGTTGTTAAACACCATACATGCCGAAAGCGATAAGCTTACGCAGATATTAAACAGCCTTTTATTGCTGGCGCAATCCGGTTACGATGGTAAAAAGCAAAGCTGGCAAAAAATACGCATTGATGAATTGATATGGCAGGCGGTTGAATCGGTAAAAAAAATTCATCCTGAAAGTAATATCCAGGTTGATTTTTCGGCACTGCCAGATAACGAGGAAGCTTTAAATACCCTTGGCAACGGCAATTTATTAAACCTGGCCATTACCAATATCATCAATAATTCGTGTAAATATTCGCAAAACAAGCTGGTAGTTATTAAACTAAGCGTGCAAAGTAAAAAAATTATCATAGCGGTTACCGATAAAGGTATTGGCATACCGGCCACCGAATTACAACATATTTTTGAGCCGTTTTTTAGGGCCTCAAACACGCACGACTATAATGGGCATGGCGTAGGCTTGCCGCTTGCGCTTAATATTATCCGTTTGCATAAAGGTTCGATAGGCATACGGTCTGAAGTGAACGTTGGTACCGAGATCCAGCTATTTTTGCCTTCAATGGTATAA